A genomic region of Lachnoclostridium edouardi contains the following coding sequences:
- a CDS encoding trimeric intracellular cation channel family protein yields MELHWSILFAMETIGTIAFASSGAMVAIEKNLDLLGVIVLGVTTAVGGGMLRDIIIGNIPPNLFVNPVYVFMALATVIILFLIIRFHRHFLFGRSRITYEKIMNIFDAVGLGAFTVVGIDTAVSSGYGEYHFLAAFLGVMTGVGGGILRDIMADQTPYILKKHVYASASIAGAVAYILLAGQISSDSAMIICSVLVVAIRLLATKYRWNLPTALGNIEKGDIVRDHESSL; encoded by the coding sequence TTGGAATTACACTGGTCAATACTGTTTGCCATGGAAACTATAGGAACCATTGCATTTGCTTCCTCCGGGGCCATGGTAGCTATTGAAAAGAACCTGGATCTTTTAGGGGTAATTGTTCTCGGCGTTACTACTGCAGTGGGGGGCGGAATGCTTAGGGACATTATTATTGGAAACATACCGCCTAATTTATTTGTAAATCCTGTTTACGTGTTCATGGCCTTGGCCACAGTAATTATTTTATTCCTGATTATTCGCTTTCACCGCCATTTTTTATTTGGCCGCTCCAGAATAACCTATGAAAAAATTATGAATATTTTTGATGCCGTAGGCTTAGGAGCATTTACAGTTGTAGGGATTGATACTGCCGTCAGCTCCGGTTACGGCGAATACCATTTTCTCGCCGCATTTTTAGGTGTAATGACAGGAGTGGGAGGCGGAATTCTGCGGGATATTATGGCGGATCAGACGCCGTATATATTGAAAAAGCACGTGTATGCCAGCGCTTCTATTGCAGGAGCCGTGGCTTACATTTTACTGGCAGGTCAGATTTCTTCTGACAGCGCCATGATTATTTGTTCTGTGCTTGTAGTGGCGATTCGTTTGCTGGCCACAAAATACCGGTGGAATCTGCCCACTGCGCTGGGAAATATAGAGAAAGGAGACATTGTAAGGGACCATGAAAGTTCTCTATAA
- a CDS encoding TIGR01906 family membrane protein: MKVLYNLLGILCSFCLIIILLITSVEAVAYWTPGYYEKEYSKYHVTEAVHMEMDDLLTVTYEMMDYLKGQRTDLHITTVVDGQEREFFNEREIAHMEDVRNLFLGGITLRRTCMMAASACLLLLLFLKADIKKVLPRTICLGTGIFFIISAVLGGIISTDFTKYFIIFHKIFFNNDLWILDPSTDLLINIVPEPFFMDTAFRIGVLFISGVLIMFIACLACAILEKKSSATK; the protein is encoded by the coding sequence ATGAAAGTTCTCTATAATTTGCTGGGTATTCTTTGTTCCTTTTGTTTAATTATAATACTTCTTATTACTTCAGTGGAGGCTGTTGCTTATTGGACTCCAGGATACTATGAGAAGGAATATTCAAAATATCATGTAACTGAGGCTGTGCATATGGAAATGGACGACCTGCTTACAGTCACATACGAAATGATGGATTATCTGAAAGGTCAAAGGACAGATCTTCATATTACTACTGTGGTGGACGGACAGGAGCGGGAGTTTTTTAATGAGCGGGAAATCGCCCATATGGAGGATGTGCGCAATTTATTTTTAGGAGGAATCACTCTTCGCCGGACCTGCATGATGGCAGCTTCCGCATGTTTATTACTTCTCTTATTTTTAAAAGCGGACATTAAAAAAGTGCTGCCGCGGACAATCTGTCTGGGCACTGGGATATTTTTTATTATTTCAGCTGTTTTAGGAGGAATTATATCCACAGACTTTACAAAATACTTTATTATTTTCCACAAAATATTCTTTAACAATGATCTTTGGATTTTAGACCCTTCCACTGATCTTCTGATTAATATTGTACCTGAGCCGTTTTTTATGGACACGGCTTTCCGCATCGGCGTATTATTTATTTCAGGAGTGCTGATTATGTTTATCGCCTGCCTGGCCTGCGCCATACTGGAAAAGAAAAGCAGCGCAACTAAATAA
- a CDS encoding D-alanyl-D-alanine carboxypeptidase family protein translates to MRRFLTLLLCLLLATCIWPQAAYGAPDWPSNINIEADGGIVIDAETSAVIYGKNIHQQYYPASITKVLTALIVLEQCDLNESVTFSHDAVYNVEAGSSNANLEEGDVLTVEDCLYALLLNSANEAGNALAEHVSGSREAFAELMNQRAAELGCQDSHFANPSGLNDENHYTSAYDMALICQAAIKNDKFRKIDSALYYDLRPTIRDPEGHTLYAHHAMMKKNDSRYYSGIFGGKTGYTSLAGNTLVTFAERDGMTLIAVILNGHLTHYSDTKTLLDFGFNNFQNVDIASNDSTYGSMESDMTIAGLPAGDLSRIVLEKGCSVTLPRDADFSDTNVTLEYDLDSQAPDNAIAKLIYTYNDRVVGSPYLLNETSQLPSLPALPPGETSSDEDQSAVSQAAAAQGEESSQTESSSSQNDETGDNSETKTGFRIPAFIWIILAVLAVVAAGAGIIWFLNRQRQKKRAEMRRRRERRIQRLKEIGVSSDDFEQIMASKHTPSLGKRKGRKK, encoded by the coding sequence ATGAGACGATTTTTAACACTTCTGCTTTGTCTTTTACTGGCGACATGTATCTGGCCTCAGGCTGCCTACGGGGCTCCTGATTGGCCTTCCAATATAAATATTGAGGCAGACGGCGGCATTGTAATAGATGCAGAAACCTCTGCAGTTATATATGGAAAAAATATTCACCAGCAATATTATCCGGCCAGCATCACAAAAGTACTTACTGCTTTAATAGTTTTAGAGCAGTGTGATTTAAACGAAAGCGTTACCTTTTCCCACGATGCGGTTTACAATGTGGAGGCAGGAAGCAGCAACGCCAATCTGGAAGAGGGAGATGTGCTGACTGTGGAGGACTGTTTGTACGCCCTGCTGTTAAATTCAGCCAATGAGGCGGGAAACGCTTTGGCCGAACATGTTTCTGGTTCCAGGGAAGCTTTTGCCGAGCTGATGAACCAAAGAGCCGCAGAGCTGGGCTGCCAGGACAGCCATTTTGCAAACCCCAGCGGCTTAAACGATGAAAACCACTATACGTCAGCCTATGATATGGCTTTAATTTGCCAGGCTGCCATTAAAAACGATAAATTCCGGAAAATTGACAGCGCTCTTTACTATGATTTGCGGCCTACTATACGAGATCCGGAAGGACATACTCTTTACGCTCATCACGCTATGATGAAAAAAAATGACTCCCGGTATTATTCTGGTATATTTGGAGGAAAAACAGGCTACACCTCTTTAGCCGGCAATACTCTTGTTACCTTTGCAGAGCGGGACGGAATGACTTTGATCGCCGTTATTTTAAACGGTCATCTGACTCACTACAGCGATACGAAAACACTTTTGGATTTTGGCTTTAATAACTTCCAAAATGTAGATATTGCTTCCAACGACAGTACCTACGGTTCTATGGAATCTGATATGACTATTGCAGGCCTGCCTGCAGGAGATCTTTCCAGAATTGTTTTGGAAAAGGGCTGTTCTGTCACCCTTCCCAGGGACGCTGATTTTTCCGATACTAATGTAACTTTAGAATATGACTTGGATTCTCAGGCCCCGGATAATGCTATTGCAAAGCTTATTTATACTTATAATGACCGGGTGGTAGGCTCTCCTTATCTTCTTAATGAGACAAGCCAGCTTCCTTCCCTCCCTGCTCTTCCCCCAGGGGAAACTAGTTCAGATGAGGATCAATCTGCAGTTTCACAGGCAGCTGCCGCTCAAGGTGAGGAGTCTTCTCAAACCGAATCCTCCTCTTCTCAAAATGATGAGACAGGGGACAACTCTGAGACAAAAACAGGCTTTCGCATCCCCGCCTTTATATGGATTATTTTAGCCGTGCTGGCCGTAGTAGCCGCCGGCGCAGGTATTATCTGGTTCCTTAACAGGCAGCGTCAGAAAAAAAGAGCGGAAATGCGCAGGAGAAGGGAGCGAAGAATCCAGCGCTTAAAGGAGATCGGCGTATCCTCTGATGACTTTGAACAAATAATGGCTTCTAAGCATACTCCTTCTTTAGGTAAGCGGAAAGGACGGAAAAAATAA
- a CDS encoding sensor histidine kinase, with translation MDNKKAPEKKHRKVEPDILMHNIHITTVILVITTAISFAFFASTDSTENISTFYILAIVFIARFTDGYIPGILASLISVICINWGFTYPYLALNFSLNGYPLTFLVMLLIATLTSTATTHLKEKNRILHKQEKLLMEAEKEKLRANLLRAISHDLRTPLTSIIGNSAAYLDNDKTLSRRDKHLLIQNIYDDSNWLLNMVENLLSVTRIHETGAQVTKSLEPLEEVISEAVRRFKKRLPNAHVNVTIPNDFIMIPMDATLIIQVILNLLENAVYHSQSDEPLNLVCSINDTHAQFEVIDHGVGIKEELLDTLFDGYVSTPNSNSDSHKGMGIGLSICKAIIVAHNGKIWAVNDGDGAHIIFILPLGEETYET, from the coding sequence GTGGATAACAAAAAAGCACCAGAAAAAAAGCATCGCAAAGTAGAGCCAGATATTTTGATGCATAATATTCACATTACTACTGTAATCCTAGTAATTACCACAGCTATTTCCTTTGCGTTTTTTGCCAGCACAGACAGCACTGAAAATATATCTACCTTTTATATTCTGGCTATTGTATTTATTGCCAGATTTACAGACGGTTATATTCCAGGCATCCTGGCCTCCTTAATTTCCGTTATATGTATTAACTGGGGATTTACTTATCCCTACCTGGCTTTGAATTTCAGCCTTAACGGGTATCCTCTTACATTCCTGGTTATGCTTTTGATTGCAACCTTAACCAGTACTGCCACCACCCATTTAAAGGAAAAAAACAGAATTCTCCATAAGCAGGAGAAACTGCTGATGGAGGCTGAAAAGGAGAAGCTGAGGGCGAATTTGCTGCGGGCCATTTCCCATGACCTGCGCACTCCCCTAACAAGTATTATCGGCAACAGCGCCGCTTACCTGGACAATGACAAAACCTTGTCCCGCCGGGATAAGCATCTGCTGATTCAAAATATTTACGACGATTCCAACTGGCTTTTAAACATGGTGGAAAATCTGCTTTCTGTTACCAGAATCCACGAGACAGGAGCTCAGGTGACAAAATCCTTAGAGCCCCTGGAAGAAGTAATTTCTGAGGCAGTAAGGCGTTTTAAAAAAAGGCTTCCCAATGCCCATGTAAATGTTACTATTCCAAATGATTTTATTATGATTCCAATGGATGCCACCTTGATTATCCAGGTAATTTTAAATCTTCTGGAAAATGCAGTTTATCACTCCCAGTCAGATGAGCCTTTAAATTTAGTATGTTCTATTAATGATACTCATGCACAATTTGAAGTTATTGACCACGGAGTAGGAATTAAAGAAGAGCTTTTGGATACCTTATTTGACGGATATGTTTCCACCCCTAATTCTAACAGTGATTCTCATAAAGGAATGGGTATCGGACTATCTATCTGCAAAGCTATTATTGTTGCCCATAACGGAAAAATATGGGCTGTAAACGACGGAGACGGAGCCCACATTATATTTATTTTACCACTAGGAGAGGAGACTTATGAAACATAA
- a CDS encoding response regulator: MKHKITIVVIEDEKNICNFIETTLSTHGYKVMSAYTGKDGLSYIASVCPDAVLLDLGLPDVDGMDIIKQVREFSSVPIIVISARTQESEKVNALDKGADDYITKPFGTDELLARIRTALRHSQLPGSPGGSPESVYKSGDLVINFDKRLVTVGGTDIHLTQIEYKLVSLLAQNAGRVLTYDYIINQIWGPYADSNNQILRVNMAHIRRKMEASPAEPKYISTEIGVGYRMKESD; encoded by the coding sequence ATGAAACATAAAATAACGATTGTTGTAATTGAAGACGAAAAAAACATCTGTAATTTTATTGAAACCACGCTTTCCACCCATGGCTATAAGGTTATGAGCGCGTACACAGGAAAGGACGGACTTTCTTATATTGCCTCTGTCTGCCCGGATGCAGTTCTTTTAGACCTGGGACTGCCTGACGTTGACGGTATGGACATTATTAAACAGGTCCGCGAATTTTCCTCTGTTCCTATTATTGTTATTTCTGCCAGAACACAGGAATCAGAAAAAGTAAATGCATTAGATAAAGGCGCCGACGACTATATTACAAAGCCCTTTGGCACTGACGAGCTCCTTGCCAGAATCCGCACAGCCCTGCGCCACAGCCAGCTTCCCGGCTCCCCCGGCGGCTCCCCTGAATCTGTTTATAAATCAGGCGATTTAGTAATTAATTTTGACAAGCGCCTGGTTACTGTAGGAGGAACTGATATTCATTTAACTCAAATCGAATACAAACTAGTTTCCCTTCTGGCGCAGAACGCAGGCAGAGTTCTTACTTATGATTACATTATTAATCAAATTTGGGGACCGTACGCAGACAGCAATAATCAGATTCTCAGAGTAAATATGGCTCATATCCGCCGGAAAATGGAGGCTTCCCCTGCGGAGCCAAAATATATCAGCACAGAAATCGGCGTAGGATATAGGATGAAGGAAAGCGATTAA
- a CDS encoding GntR family transcriptional regulator, with amino-acid sequence MENQPSLTTIAYEKIKEQILNQALLPGSAIGEIELAKQLKMSRTPVRDAVKRLESEGLVEVIPRKGTFIRHLTATELIMCYEVTEGLEGMLAYRIAAQIKEGLLQPESLKPLSSFIEEMDRCYAENETRLWVMSDEKFHQELYSLCDNTILKEYIEKIKTQFNCVSWFITPKYVDRRLSNEEHKELYASLMVGDSENARQVAQKQRARIRNEIKKNYT; translated from the coding sequence ATGGAAAATCAACCGTCATTGACCACGATTGCATATGAAAAAATAAAAGAGCAGATTTTAAACCAGGCCCTGCTTCCCGGTTCTGCAATCGGGGAAATTGAACTGGCCAAGCAGCTTAAAATGAGCCGCACTCCTGTCCGCGATGCTGTGAAACGGCTGGAATCTGAAGGCCTTGTGGAGGTAATTCCCAGAAAGGGAACTTTTATCAGACATTTAACTGCAACAGAGCTGATTATGTGCTATGAGGTTACAGAAGGTCTGGAAGGTATGCTGGCTTACAGAATTGCAGCCCAAATAAAGGAAGGCCTGCTGCAGCCGGAAAGCTTAAAGCCCTTGTCCTCTTTCATAGAGGAAATGGACCGCTGCTATGCGGAAAACGAAACCCGCCTTTGGGTTATGAGCGATGAAAAATTTCATCAGGAATTATACTCTCTTTGCGACAATACCATCTTAAAAGAGTATATTGAAAAAATCAAAACTCAGTTTAATTGTGTTTCCTGGTTTATTACTCCTAAATATGTGGACCGAAGGCTTTCCAATGAAGAACATAAGGAATTGTACGCCAGTCTGATGGTGGGGGATTCAGAAAACGCCAGACAGGTGGCCCAGAAGCAGCGGGCCCGCATTCGGAATGAAATCAAAAAAAATTATACATAA
- a CDS encoding cupin domain-containing protein, giving the protein MFVEPNNILFTDKGKGITQRMLGYHSQLMAVEMTFQKGSSMPPHSHADHVQGIYIVKGSFKITCGEVTRVMKAGEMCYADKGEIHGTYCLEDQSILLDIHSPMRADILEEGLNYNSQKR; this is encoded by the coding sequence ATGTTTGTTGAACCAAATAATATTTTGTTTACTGATAAGGGAAAAGGCATCACTCAGCGTATGCTGGGATATCACAGCCAGCTGATGGCTGTGGAAATGACCTTTCAAAAAGGCTCTTCCATGCCGCCTCACAGCCACGCAGACCATGTGCAGGGAATTTATATTGTAAAAGGCAGCTTTAAAATCACCTGCGGGGAAGTAACCAGGGTTATGAAGGCAGGGGAGATGTGTTATGCAGATAAGGGGGAGATTCACGGCACATATTGTCTGGAGGATCAGTCCATTCTTTTAGATATTCATTCGCCGATGCGAGCCGATATTCTGGAGGAAGGACTAAACTATAACAGTCAAAAAAGATAA
- a CDS encoding dihydroorotase: MLDKLFINGIVVTKDSRFPANIGVTGEFITHILSPKAQPEAKEVIDLSGKYILPGMIDAHVHFEDPGHTDREDMLHGTAACAAGGITTVILMPTNDPLVFTLEAFQKNLKAYENRAYVDYGIHGGLDAASFPHARKLWRESGITAIKVFMCYASANMGFVTDRTLYETLELASQEDAVVIIHCENDEIIKMNEDRMKAAGRTDRLSFNHSRPGFGEVEAIRRALFFAQQTGAKVMIPHVSTAEGLLEIRRAKENGVKVWAESCPQYFTFTTDDFVKQGPYLKFTPVMHEEDNRQRMWDLIGKGYVDSIGSDHSPFTVAEKEVGMDNIWKAPNGIPGLEAELPVFLQGVNEGRLTLEDVVRMTSYNPARIYNLPFKGEIAVGNHADLTIVDLDLEKDFTKETIRSKCP; encoded by the coding sequence ATGCTGGACAAATTATTTATTAATGGAATTGTTGTTACTAAGGACTCCCGTTTTCCGGCAAATATTGGCGTAACAGGGGAATTTATCACTCACATTTTATCTCCCAAAGCACAGCCTGAGGCCAAAGAGGTAATAGACTTATCTGGTAAATATATTCTTCCCGGCATGATTGATGCTCATGTGCATTTTGAAGACCCAGGACACACAGACAGGGAGGACATGCTTCACGGAACTGCGGCCTGCGCCGCCGGAGGTATTACTACTGTTATATTAATGCCTACCAATGACCCCTTAGTATTTACTTTAGAAGCATTTCAGAAAAATCTGAAGGCTTATGAAAACAGGGCTTATGTAGATTACGGGATTCACGGAGGGCTGGATGCAGCCAGCTTTCCACATGCCAGAAAACTTTGGAGAGAAAGCGGCATCACTGCTATAAAGGTATTTATGTGCTATGCATCTGCAAATATGGGCTTTGTAACAGACAGAACCTTGTACGAGACTTTAGAACTGGCCAGCCAGGAAGATGCTGTTGTTATTATTCACTGCGAAAATGATGAGATTATTAAAATGAATGAGGACAGGATGAAGGCCGCCGGGCGCACTGACAGGCTGTCCTTTAACCACAGCCGCCCCGGCTTTGGGGAGGTGGAGGCAATACGCAGAGCCTTATTCTTTGCACAGCAGACCGGAGCTAAGGTAATGATTCCTCACGTTTCCACAGCAGAAGGGCTTTTGGAAATCCGCCGGGCCAAAGAAAACGGTGTAAAAGTATGGGCGGAAAGCTGTCCTCAGTATTTTACATTTACAACAGACGATTTTGTAAAGCAGGGACCTTACCTGAAATTTACTCCTGTTATGCATGAGGAGGACAACAGACAGCGGATGTGGGATTTAATTGGAAAAGGATATGTGGACTCTATTGGCTCTGACCACTCCCCTTTTACTGTAGCTGAAAAGGAAGTGGGAATGGATAATATCTGGAAAGCTCCTAATGGTATACCTGGCCTGGAGGCAGAGCTTCCAGTATTTCTTCAGGGGGTAAACGAAGGCCGTCTAACTTTAGAAGATGTTGTAAGAATGACCAGCTATAATCCGGCCCGCATTTATAATCTTCCTTTTAAGGGGGAAATAGCTGTGGGAAATCACGCTGATTTAACTATTGTGGATCTGGATTTAGAAAAGGACTTTACAAAAGAAACCATTCGCTCCAAATGTCCCTGA
- a CDS encoding 3'-5' exonuclease codes for MKTFIILDLEWNQSPSGKEGTVEHLPFEIIEIGAVKLDGNFRMMSEFRRLVRPIIYTELHYKILEVVHTDMEELQERGSYFPDAFEDFREWCGDDFVFCIWGSMDLTELQRNLAYFHMGDPLPKPLLYYDIQKLYSLLYKDGKEKVSLDTAVQELGITQDRPFHQAMDDAYYTGRVMGRMDWKKVEPFISVDYYRPPKNREEEITLKFPGYTKFVSKAFDTKEEALVDKKVSDMICGQCRRMLHKKIRWFQAGQKIYLCLAVCPEHGLVKGKIRIKKAEDGSTFIVKTMKPINEEQAEEIIAKREESRKKRQKRNLTKKNAGT; via the coding sequence ATGAAGACTTTTATTATACTTGATTTAGAATGGAACCAAAGTCCAAGCGGCAAAGAAGGGACTGTAGAGCATCTGCCTTTTGAGATCATTGAGATCGGCGCAGTAAAGCTGGATGGGAATTTTAGAATGATGTCTGAGTTCAGACGTCTTGTAAGGCCTATTATTTACACAGAGCTCCACTATAAAATTCTGGAAGTAGTTCACACAGACATGGAAGAGCTTCAGGAAAGGGGATCATATTTTCCGGATGCATTTGAAGATTTCAGAGAGTGGTGCGGAGATGATTTTGTATTCTGTATCTGGGGGTCCATGGATTTGACGGAGCTTCAGAGGAATCTGGCATATTTCCATATGGGCGATCCGCTGCCCAAGCCTTTGCTGTATTACGACATACAAAAATTATATAGTTTATTATACAAGGACGGGAAAGAGAAAGTATCCTTAGACACAGCTGTTCAGGAGCTGGGGATTACTCAGGACAGACCGTTTCATCAGGCTATGGATGATGCTTATTACACAGGGCGCGTAATGGGCAGAATGGACTGGAAAAAGGTGGAACCGTTTATTTCCGTAGATTATTACCGGCCTCCCAAAAACAGAGAAGAGGAGATTACTCTGAAATTTCCGGGATACACAAAGTTTGTTTCTAAAGCCTTTGACACAAAGGAGGAGGCTTTGGTGGACAAAAAGGTAAGCGATATGATCTGCGGACAGTGCAGAAGGATGCTTCACAAAAAAATCCGCTGGTTTCAGGCCGGTCAGAAAATATATTTATGTTTGGCAGTATGTCCGGAGCACGGTTTGGTAAAGGGAAAAATCAGGATCAAAAAGGCTGAGGACGGCAGTACCTTTATTGTAAAGACCATGAAGCCAATAAATGAAGAGCAGGCGGAGGAAATTATCGCCAAAAGAGAAGAAAGCAGAAAAAAACGTCAGAAAAGAAATCTGACAAAGAAAAACGCAGGCACGTAA
- a CDS encoding phosphotransferase family protein produces MKTDKILATRTHKVIYQIGDKSWKVFDANFPKTDVLNEALNQARVEETGLPIPKVHGVTVTEDGNWAIISDYIEGDTLASLMEKHPENLEKYMDDFVTLQMEVHSKKAPLLNKLKDKWDTKISDSKAINATTRYELRTRLSSMPKHYKVLHGDFNPSNIIVDKEGKFHILDWSHATQGNASADAATTYLLFALQDMKMADMYLDKFCEKSDTAKQYVQRWMPITAASRLMKAIPEEKEMLEKWLDVVEYE; encoded by the coding sequence ATGAAGACAGATAAAATTTTGGCAACACGTACCCATAAGGTTATCTATCAGATCGGCGACAAGTCATGGAAGGTATTTGATGCAAACTTTCCAAAAACAGATGTATTAAACGAGGCTTTAAATCAGGCCAGAGTGGAAGAGACAGGGCTGCCGATTCCAAAAGTTCACGGGGTTACAGTAACAGAGGACGGAAACTGGGCGATTATTTCCGACTACATTGAGGGGGATACATTAGCTTCTCTTATGGAGAAGCATCCTGAAAATCTGGAGAAGTATATGGATGATTTCGTTACTCTGCAGATGGAAGTGCACAGCAAAAAAGCTCCTTTGTTAAATAAGTTAAAAGATAAATGGGATACAAAAATTTCCGACTCTAAGGCAATTAACGCTACTACACGTTATGAACTGCGCACAAGACTGAGCAGTATGCCAAAACACTACAAGGTACTTCATGGAGACTTCAACCCAAGTAATATTATTGTAGATAAAGAAGGCAAGTTTCATATTCTGGACTGGTCTCACGCTACACAGGGCAACGCCTCAGCAGACGCAGCTACCACATACCTTCTGTTTGCTTTACAGGATATGAAGATGGCAGACATGTATCTGGATAAGTTCTGCGAGAAGAGCGACACTGCAAAACAGTACGTACAGCGCTGGATGCCAATTACAGCTGCCTCCAGACTTATGAAAGCGATTCCTGAAGAAAAGGAAATGCTGGAGAAATGGCTGGACGTAGTAGAATATGAGTAA